The following DNA comes from Carassius carassius chromosome 41, fCarCar2.1, whole genome shotgun sequence.
acacTCTTTAATGTGGTGTGAGATATTGCTGTATTCGACTCAGCTCAAGAAGCATTTGAATCAATTAGATCTGTAACTTTTCGATTACATGATTAAACATGAATTACATTGTACTTTTTCTTTCATGCCTTCTGTTGttcattaatgtttatttcatgatACAACTATACTAAAAAGGGAAAAGCACATATATTGATTGCAATTCATgataaaatgtacacaatttgAACACAAAAAGCAGGGTGCCTGATGCGCTTGGACTTGAttacatgaaatattatttccaatCTGCTTATTAACTTTATTCATGCAATACACTTCTTTATTCTCAAAAAAGTTCATCAATTAATCTCGTCTTGctatgactttattcttgtattttgactttattctcaaaacaggCCTACCACTTCCagtaatcttattattattatgtggcaccaaaacacttcaaatatagatgataaataaaacatttgtagcCTAATTTATATGATGGCATTTACacacaaattaacaaattacaaaacaaatatattCATTAGTCTATATTAGAAGCTCAGTGTGTACCAAGTTGAAACTCTCAAGTTTTCCTAAgcagaaaatgaaaacaaaaggcaAGTTTTTATTACCGTTTGTGCATCTGACCCCCCCCCAATGCTAATTGTTACACACTACACAAGCTGACAACAACTCTGctaaaaagttgttgtttttaaaaaaaaaaaaaattgtgctgcaAGCTGTTTGCGTGATGATCTGTTCTGAAAAATGTATCTCCATTTCTTGTGtctaaacctttttttaaagccatgttgctgctgctgttttcCTTCTGCTATATAGTGtctacacgtgtgtgtgtgtgtgtgtgtgtgtgtgtctgtggtgtctatatttatattaatacaaaCTGCATTTCTTGCTGTAACTTTGAAATCAATCCGTTTCTGGGCCTTAAATTACGTAATATATTTCTATCAATTGGCCATTTTAAGCAGGTGTTTGCTTATACCGTTTTCTGGTAATGGTATTTTTATATGCTATAAATAATTTTACAAGATAGCCATCAGCTTTCAAAGATTTTTGAAAAATAGGCTAGGTACATTGTTGAAAATACCCCTGGGAAATCAATATCCCAAGATCTTGAACTGTATCCCAGAAAATATACTTTTTCAGCAACTCCAAAAAATATAAGATGTGATCAGCATCCAAAAGATACCCACATAATACCTAAAGAGACCTAAAGAGCACAAGATTTCTCCACCCAAACTCTCCATCTTCGTGAAGAAGTTTTCTAACCGTAGCCAAAAtgtttctgtgtttctgtctttAAAGGTTTTGCAGCTGAGAACGTGACAGAAACAGAGACCCCAGCACCAATGACAAGCCCCACACCTCCGTTTAATAACCCTGAACCCACAGACGAGGGTAAGGGTAGGAATTTGAtttccttttttacatttttatttcccaGCATAACCACATAACCATCCCAGGATTgcctgttattttttatattatagtcAGTATATGTTTATTCTATACTTCCAATTTGTTTGCGGTTTTGAATCTAAGTGTTTCCAATACAGCTAAACTGAGTTACAGGCCCAGTACAAAATGTCTTCGTAAAGTTTGTTCTGTCACAGAAGGAATTGATTTTTGGTGGCATAATAAACTGGCGATATTTGTTTTGGCTTATATCTCTAGTCCAATTCAATCATGAAAGTGTTCGCCTCGTTCCTTCAGATAACCTGAAAACGACAGAGGTGACAATGAGCCCAGATGAAGAGGATTTTAACCTCACCGTAACTGCAGCAAACACTGAAGACTCTACAGACTCCCCTGTGCCATCCTCTGTGACCTCCAAAAAGATGTCTGCCGCACACCGTAAGCCCTGATTCTGACTGAAATGCAACTTTGGTTTTAGTGACTTTCAgtgtgggattgtgggattgtgGGAGGGTAAGCTCAGAATTGCATGAATAGCTGAGAGGCTTCCTCTTTACTATTGTAATTTATATCAAGGGCACACATAATTAGCAGGTAATTAGAAAATGTTCAAGGCTCTTTCCATGCTGAGAGGCTTAAAGATAATGCAGCATTTCAGCGGGATTGAGGAGCACTGTCGTGGCAAGCTGATATGCTTTATGAAGAATCAACCAACCATATATCCTGGGAGAGCAGGGCCATTGAAATATGCAAAAATTGAATTTGAAAGACAGGGCCAGACAGAAAATGAGTGCTGCTGGAATTTAATTAGAAGCGATTACGGACAAATCCATAGGATTGCGATAAGAAGCAGCATCTGCTTTTCACTCGGAAAGTCTTTGCTGTCAACCTACATTGTGGACAAAAACGGGATTCAAAAGATCACTCCTATTCATAACTCTGTGAATTTGAGAAAAGAATGTACATGCTAGATTAGGtttctctctttgtctttttACTTGACCTCACTTCCCTCTTATTTTCTCATTGAAGCGACCCTTAACACCACCACCTCCATAACCGCGACCGCCGGAGCTGTAAAGTGGGGTAAAactttctcatcttcctctttttttttcctttttttttacataaatgtgaCCCTAGACCCCAAAACCAGTCTTTAGTCACTGGGGCATATTTTTAGCAaaagccaaaaaacattgtatgggtcaaaattttgaattttcttttatggcaaaaatcattaagatatgaagtaaatatattttgtaaatttcctactttaaatatataaaaacttaattttttgattaattcatttagacaacttcaaaggcgattttctcagtattttgattttttttttttttttttcatattccagattttcaaatagttgtatatcggccaaatattgtctgatcctaataaaccatacatcaatgaaaagcttatttagtcagctttatttcagaaaatttacaattacatttacaatttacaaatGTATTCTATAGCCTATGGGAGGCCAATATACTGTATTGGAGGTGTTACTTTCccattgtatttattaaaatctttgtcaataatgcatgttttcattttaataaattttgaGCAAACATTGTCTGAcattatacaaaaaataataataatatgtaagtaatataaaatgtaataaaaaatatgagatttttgtattaatatagttaaaaataaaatttgaattcCAGATTTTTGTATTgttcattaattaaaaatgatattgtatatatttttataaatatgcaaatattaattattatgatatttaaaattaaactacAAAATTAAAGCTGCATTCCTAATATATTTTTGATCCAAAATCAATTATTGATTAAGGATGgtcaaataattaacattttcattacatttcactgattttcattacattaatttCAGTCTCCACTAAATTTTACCCATCAAATCTTAAAGTAATTTGCATAAACTTTATCTTATTGACACAACTCTGACTGAATCGTAGAATTAGTGTTGAAGATCATGTGATGTGGACAAGTGAAAGATTGTTTCTTCTCATTAGATGCAGCAGGCTCATGAATCCATCACCATGATCACACACACCGTCACATATTCTGCTGGCTTATTTAGCATATTATGAAAATGATAGAGTCTATTACATTTTATAGGCATGTGGACTGTTTTTAGGTCTTGTTTATGATGTCAACATCTCTCTAAATTTTTCAATTTCCTCAACAGACAAGAAATGGGATGAGCCGTTTCATTACAGTAAGTATTTgtttaatcattcattcattaatagtGCTCACTGATGCAGACTTCACTATTACTGCTTGAACAAACCTCTAACCCAAAGTATTGAATGTCATCTGTAACTCGTGCCGCACTGTTTGTTCTACAGACATGGATGATACTTTAAATCATGTGTTGTTTGTGCTACAATTTTTTCAAGTGACTGGACTTATAGATTCTCACTTAATGGATGATAAAACACACAACATAAGGAATGTCACAGAAATCCAATAGCAGTGTTAttcaaataacattattattattattgagtaaTTATAGTTGAGTTGACCCAAAAATAAGAATTTGCttaaatgtactcacccttaggCCTTCCAACTtgtacatgagtttgtttcttcattggaacagatttggagaattgtAGCATTATATAActtgtgaatgggtgccgtcagaatgagagcccaaatggctgataaaaacatcataataaacaaatccattaaaacttttttaactttGTTGCTGGCAAAAAATACATAATcgataataacgcttcctccagtgtaaAAATGCTTCCCTGTTGATgtatcacatcaaaatccacagacatatttgtttagaactagacttttggactgttttcacttgtaaacagtgcttgatctgtgcatatttctctcctgattcagataagattactttttttattattggataAAGCAATACTATGaatgaaaagttttattttagcCGTATAAGCAACAGTTAAAAATCTTAGTGTTGAATTTATTACAAGCCTGCagtttaattgatggactggagttatgTAGACTATTGTGGTGTTTTTTGTCAGCTGTTTGCACTCTCATTctcatggcacccattcactacagagcatccCTTGTGATATAAtagtacatttctccaaatctgatctgatgaagaaacaaaatcatataCATCTGGATAACCTGAGGGTAACATTAATAGACCACATATTTGTGACACTGGAGcattaagtcgctggggtatatttgtagcaatagccaaaaatacattgtatggggaaaaattatagatttttcttttatgccaaaaatccttaggatattgtgtaaagatcatgttccatgaagatattttgtaaatatatccaaaactatttttttaaatagtaatatgcattgctaagaactttatttggacaactttaaaagtgattttctcagtattaagatttttaaatctaaaatataattttttttagaaatggaactttataactggttttgtggtccatggtcacatttgGTGATCATGTGGAACTCATTACCAATTAATTGTCTGCTGATTTTCTGGTACAGCAGCGTACTAGCTGCTGTCAGTGCGTTCAAACACAAAGACCGGAGGAACTCAATCTCCCTGTCAGTGGAAAGTATTGTGTTTATAAGAAGCACAGAGGTGCCGAGCTCGGGAGCACTATTACTGTCTCAAGAGCTGTATTTGAAAGCTTATGACCTGGCGACAGCCGCTGCTTCAATCACTTCCTATTGTTAGGGCAGCTACAAGAAATCTGATGTTCAGGAAATAGCCTCATTAGCTGTGACCCGAAGATGTCTCTGTTCTGCATTCATTCCCCAGGAACTAAGTTTATAAGTGCCTGAATATGTTTCAGAGTTTCATCAGTTAAAGGTGTCTAGTGCCAGTTCGCTGTTACTTCAAAgcctttgttgtgtgtgtgtgtgcgtgtgagagagagggggtgggggggggggggttacctgCTTTGTGTACTGGATGCTGCATTTGATAAAGTTTAAGGATTTGTTTATGAAATTGACTTTTGTTGCTTCTCTTGCTGTGAGAGACACTTAATGATTAAAAGTCTGTTGTGACATCCACACACAAGCATGCAATTAAAATTAATGTGACTTTATGTATGTTTCCAGACTGCTCGACTGGATTCTTCTGTTAGTGTGTTCTGCATCATGTTTAATGCATAACATGacttaggtttatttatttattttttatttcagattactCCAATCTACGTCATGTAGGGTTAACCATCGCCGCAGTTCTCTTTGTGATGGGAATCATGGTGCTTGGTTGTAAGTAAACCCATATTCAAGTCTCAGTCCAGTCAAAAATAAATGGACAAAAGCTATCACTGGGgaggtaccttttcaaaaggtacacttttgatCCTTTTAGGTTCTAATATGTACACCTTAATTAATCAAATGTAACGTTAAGGTTTCAAAATGGACCTTTTATGTACAagggacagcttttgtaccttttataaactattacaatttaaatcccCAAACCTCTCTCCTCTCTTTTTTATTCTTTCTCCATCTGTAAGGTGGCAAAGTGAAACGAATGCCACGGTGTCATATTGGCAAAGGAAGGTGAGAAAAAACTGTTTACCATGAGTGTATTCTTGTCACACAGTCACATACTACCAAACAGTATATAGTATACACTTTGCATTatgcaaatgttgccaaaatgTTCAGTACATATACAAAA
Coding sequences within:
- the fxyd5 gene encoding FXYD domain containing ion transport regulator 5 isoform X2, which gives rise to MNSKILLRGAAFFLLLVFRSFAAENVTETETPAPMTSPTPPFNNPEPTDEDNLKTTEVTMSPDEEDFNLTVTAANTEDSTDSPVPSSVTSKKMSAAHPTLNTTTSITATAGAVKWDKKWDEPFHYSKYLFNHSFINSAH
- the fxyd5 gene encoding FXYD domain containing ion transport regulator 5 isoform X1, whose amino-acid sequence is MNSKILLRGAAFFLLLVFRSFAAENVTETETPAPMTSPTPPFNNPEPTDEGKDNLKTTEVTMSPDEEDFNLTVTAANTEDSTDSPVPSSVTSKKMSAAHPTLNTTTSITATAGAVKWDKKWDEPFHYSKYLFNHSFINSAH